One genomic segment of Falco peregrinus isolate bFalPer1 chromosome 7, bFalPer1.pri, whole genome shotgun sequence includes these proteins:
- the LOC114011922 gene encoding collagen alpha-1(III) chain-like, producing the protein MFQRREPPPPSCTNRGYRSHRHQPPPPAGAEAAQLNGQRDSDSPGQAAGAAPGVLPARSSPRRDPGDRSGGGGGRCWGPRFPLRGSRAPGAPCLGGAARLRGSGSLAALPPGGTGRSWARRTRGAVSEEAAAARPGSLLLPQPPPAAIFPPPPHPHRRPLAEARPERRQRGAEAQGRPWPLRRGPSAAGPRAGAGGRHLGGRRGGRGLPAAAWGAGTAPYPGGGPRRHHPGPTAASGLPSPRLEPPRAPRGPGAAVGAGPGNQCPGVKRPRQGSRSPQELLPWGGEAACARGTCQVLFPTRLPWRGFKDDLEAFILRERCSPSGHQKGSHVLWEQLGRPKRSSVSRMG; encoded by the exons ATGTTCCAGCGAcgggagccccccccccccagctgcacaAACCGGGGCTACCGCTCGCATCGGCACCAG ccgcctccccccgccgggGCTGAGGCCGCGCAGCTCAACGGGCAACGCGACAGCGACTCCCCCGGCcaggcggcgggggcggccccgggggtgCTGCCGGCTCGCAGCAGCCCCCGCCGCGATCCTGGTGACCGGagcggtggcggcggcgggcgctgctGGGGGCCCCGGTTCCCGCTGCGCGGCTCCCGGGCACCCGGGGCCCCTTGCCTGGGCGGCGCGGCACGGCTGCGGGGCTCCGGCTCGCTCGCCGCTCTCCCTCCCGGCGGGACGGGGCGGAGCTGGGCACGGAGGACGAGGGGGGCGGTGTCGGAGGAGGcagccgcggcccggcccgggtccctcctcctccctcagccgccgccggccgccatcttccctcccccaccccacccccaccggCGGCCTCTCGCCGAGGCCCGGCCCGagcggcggcagcgcggggcAGAGGCGCAGGGGAGGCCGTGGCCCCTCCGCCGCGGCCCCTCCGCCGCCGGCCCGCGGGCAGGGGCCGGCGGGCGCCATCTTGGAGGCAGAAGGGGCGGCCGGGGCCTGCCCGCCGCGGCCTGGGGGGCTGGGACAGCGCCGTACCCCGGGGGGGGGCCCCGGCGCCATCACCCCGGCCCCACGGCGGCCTCGGGCCTGCCCTCCCCACGCCTCGAACCTCCCCGGGCACCCCGCGGGCCAGGCGCGGCCGTCGGGGCAGGCCCCGGCAACCAGTGCCCCGGGGTGAAGAGGCCGCGGCAGGGCTCCCGGagcccccaggagctgctgccctgggggggggAGGCTGCCTGTGCTCGAGGTACCTGTCAGGTTTTGTTTCCCACTCGCCTTCCCTGGCGAGGCTTCAAAGACGACTTAGAGGCCTTCATCTTGCGGGAGCGTTGTTCTCCATCTGGGCATCAAAAGGGCAGCCATGTGCTTTGGGAACAGCTGGGAAGACCAAAACGAAGTTCAGTAAGCAGGATGGGGTGA